Proteins encoded by one window of Rhodamnia argentea isolate NSW1041297 chromosome 6, ASM2092103v1, whole genome shotgun sequence:
- the LOC115734319 gene encoding extensin-2-like: protein MRSPSRSRHWPRLFHALALCLIATGVSADYEPYIYASPPPPVWKHVDSPPYIYKSPPPPKHEEHPPYLYKSPPPPSPSPPPPYIYKSPPPPSPSPPPPYVYKSPPPPSPSPPPPYIYKSPPPPSPSPPPPYVYKSPPPPSPSPPPPYVYKSPPPPSPSPPPPYVYKSPPPPSSSPPPPYVYKSPPPPSPSPLPPYVYKSPPPPSPSPPPPYVYKSPPPPSPSPPPPYVYKSPPPPSPSPPPPYIYKSPPPPSPSPPPPYVYKSPPPPSPSPPPPYVYKSPPPPSPSPPTPYVYKSPPPPSPSPPPPYMYKSPPPPSPSPPPPYVYKSPPPPSPSPPPPYVYKSPSPSPPPPYVYKSPPPPSPSPPPPYVYKSPPPPVKSPPPPYYYKSPPPPSPSPPPPYIYKSPPPPMKSPPPPYYYKSPPPPSPSPPPPYIYKSPPPPVKSPPPPYYYKSPPPPSPSPPPPYIYKSPPPPVKSPPPPYYYKSPPPPSPSPPPPYVYSSPPPPVKSPPPPYYYNSPPPPSHSPPPPQYYYKSPPPPKGYY, encoded by the coding sequence ATGAGAAGCCCCAGCCGGTCGAGGCACTGGCCTCGACTCTTCCATGCATTGGCTCTTTGCCTTATTGCCACCGGCGTATCCGCCGACTATGAGCCTTATATCTACGCGTCTCCCCCGCCCCCAGTGTGGAAACACGTAGATTCTCCTCCTTATATCTACAAgtctccgccgccgccgaaACACGAAGAGCATCCACCTTATCTCTATAAATCTCCGCCACCACCCTCACCTTCCCCGCCTCCGCCTTATATCTATAAGTCCCCACCGCCTCCTTCTCCTTCACCACCTCCTCCTTATGTGTACAAGTCGCCTCCGCCGCCATCACCGTCTCCTCCACCTCCATATATTTACAAATCGCCTCCTCCACCATCGCCCTCACCTCCGCCTCCGTATGTTTACAAGTCTCCGCCGCCACCTTCTCCTTCCCCACCTCCTCCATACGTGTACAAGTCTCCTCCACCACCTTCGCCATCTCCTCCACCTCCATATGTTTACAAGTCCCCACCTCCGCCTTCTTCTTCGCCACCCCCTCCATATGTGTACAAAtcacctccaccaccatctccatctccactgCCTCCATATGTTTACAAgtctccaccaccaccttctCCATCACCCCCTCCTCCTTACGTCTATAAATCACCACCGCCTCCCTCaccatctccaccaccaccttATGTTTACAAATCTCCCCCACCGCCTTCTCCTTCACCACCTCCACCATACATTTATAAAtcacctccaccaccatcaccatctCCCCCACCCCCGTATGTCTATAAGTCTCCTCCACCGCCATCGCCCTCACCGCCTCCTCCGTATGTGTACAAAtctcctccaccaccatcaccatctCCCCCCACCCCGTATGTTTATAAGTCTCCTCCACCGCCATCCCCTTCACCACCTCCTCCTTACATGTACaagtcaccaccaccaccatcaccgtcGCCTCCACCTCCCTATGTCTACAAGTCCCCGCCACCACCGTCACCTTCCCCACCTCCTCCTTATGTGTATAAGTCACCGTCACCCTCCCCTCCACCTCCCTATGTCTACAAGTCACCACCTCCACcttcaccatcaccaccaccaccttatGTTTACAAGTCACCACCACCTCCAGTAAAGTCACCACCTCCCCCATACTACTATAAGTCTCCACCTCCACCTTCtccatcaccaccacctccttATATTTATAAGTCCCCGCCGCCACCAATGAAGTCTCCCCCTCCTCCATACTACTATAAATCTCCACCTCCACCTTCCCCATCACCACCGCCTCCATATATCTATAAGTCACCCCCACCTCCAGTGAAGTCACCCCCTCCCCCATACTACTACAAGTCCCCGCCTCCACCCTCgccatcaccaccacctccttATATCTACAAGTCACCACCACCTCCGGTAAAATCACCACCTCCTCCCTATTACTACAAATCTCCCCCTCCACCTTCTCCATCACCACCCCCGCCTTATGTTTACAGCTCACCACCACCTCCGGTAAAGTCACCTCCTCCTCCGTACTACTATAACtcgccaccaccaccttcaCACTCCCCACCTCCTCCTCAATACTATTACAAATCTCCTCCGCCTCCCAAGGGCTACTATTAA